From a region of the Panicum virgatum strain AP13 chromosome 2K, P.virgatum_v5, whole genome shotgun sequence genome:
- the LOC120679701 gene encoding uncharacterized protein LOC120679701 → MELLDMVPADAIALRLYSLPAAAAASLYYAWLVAALAAAVGLWRIRAVGAGVSRASAVVVVGEKQQAAQPSPAVEEPRPAARAPEPADEAASRSEPESSTPSKVRFTAYYGVSGGDDGGVVDSVRRCADEDEDEDDEGIDGEMEAVLRRTASAPERRRAATTFAVALWEEREMAVRRRGDLGWYRHLDMAALDGSVVRLWDGELTASPRARWRRAGLELQLSF, encoded by the coding sequence ATGGAGCTCCTCGACATGGTGCCCGCGGACGCCATCGCGCTCCGCCTCTACTCCctcccggcagcggcggcggcctcgctcTACTACGCCTGGCtcgtcgccgcgctcgccgccgccgtcggcctgtGGCGCATCCGCGCGGTCGGCGCCGGCGTCAGCAGAGccagcgccgtcgtcgtcgtcggagaaaAGCAGCAGGCGGCCCAGCCGTCGCCCGCCGTTGAggagccgcggccggcggcgcgggcgcccgAGCCGGCTGATGAGGCGGCGTCCCGGAGCGAGCCAGAGTCGAGCACGCCGTCCAAGGTCCGGTTCACGGCGTACTACGGTGTTTCCGGAGGCGACGACGGCGGAGTGGTGGACAGTGTCAGGAGATGcgcggacgaggacgaggacgaggacgacgaggggATCGATGGCGAGATGGAGGCGGTCCTGAGGAggacggcgtcggcgccggAGAGAAGAAGGGCGGCGACGACCTTCGCGGTGGCACtgtgggaggagagggagatggcCGTGAGGCGGAGGGGCGACCTGGGGTGGTACCGGCACCTCGACATGGCGGCGCTCGACGGCAGCGTCGTGAGGCTGTGGGACGGCGAGCTGACGGCGTCGCCGAgagcgcggtggaggagggcAGGATTGGAATTACAGTTGTCATTTTAG
- the LOC120679710 gene encoding probable ethanolamine kinase isoform X1, with translation MGSEGRGWNGAGDGARGGEEKPTTTAAVAAGAPADVPTSAASVDISLPLPEMTPHIIGLCKGSVKGWSSLDSSCFSIETVSGGITNLLLKVSVKEETGNEFSVTVRLYGPNTDLVIDRKRELQAIPYLSAAGFGARLLGIFENGVVQSFIHARTLSPADMREPRIAAEIAKELHRFHQVDIPGSKEPQLWNDIFKFLKKASALKFEDNEKRKRYETISFREIQDEVKELKDLSDLLRAPVVFAHNDLLSGNLMLNDSEGKLYFIDFEYGSYSYRGYDIANHFNEYAGFDCDYNMYPDKDAQYHFFRNYMQPDRPSEVQAQDLEALYVETNTFRLASHIYWALWALIQAKVSPIDFDYLGYFFQRYGEYKKQRESCFSLAQSFLSELRNG, from the exons ATGGGATCGGAGGGACGGGGCTGGAACGGCGCTGGCGACGGCGCCAGGGGCGGGGAGGAGAAACCGACCACCACCGCGGCGGTGGCCGCAGGGGCGCCGGCGGACGTGCCCACGTCGGCGGCCTCCGTCGACATCTCGCTGCCGCTCCCGGAGATGACGCCTCACATCAT AGGTCTCTGCAAGGGATCGGTCAAAGGGTGGTCATCGCTGGACAGCTCGTGCTTCTCCATCGAGACGGTGTCTGGCGGCATCACGAATCTAT TGCTGAAGGTATCTGTAAAAGAAGAAACTGGAAATGAGTTTTCTGTTACTGTTcgtttgtatgggccaaatacAGACTTGGTGATTGATCGGAAAAGGGAATTACAG GCGATACCATATCTCTCAGCTGCAGGGTTTGGGGCTCGTCTACTTGGAATTTTTGAGAATGGAGTAGTTCAGTCATTCATCCATGCTCGAACACTGTCACCTGCAG ACATGAGAGAACCTAGAATAGCAGCTGAGATTGCCAAGGAGCTCCACAGATTCCATCAAGTAGACATTCCAGGGTCTAAAGAACCACAACTGTGGAATGATATATTCAAGTTTTTGAAAAAAG CTTCAGCACTGAAGTTTGAGGATAATGAGAAGCGGAAGAGATATGAAACAATCTCATTTAGAGAAATACAAGATGAAGTTAAAGAACTTAAG GATCTTTCCGACCTTCTGCGTGCACCTGTGGTTTTTGCACACAATGACTTGCTTTCAGGAAATTTGATGCTCAATGATTCGGAAG GGAAGCTATATTTTATTGATTTTGAGTATGGGTCATACAGCTACCGCGGTTATGACATTGCAAATCATTTCAACGAGTACGCAGGATTTGATTGTGACTATAACAT GTACCCAGATAAAGATGCTCAGTATCACTTTTTCAGGAATTATATGCAACCTGACAGACCCAGTGAG GTGCAGGCACAAGATCTGGAAGCACTTTATGTGGAAACAAACACTTTCAGGTTAGCATCGCACATTTACTGGGCATTATGGGCCCTCATACAG GCAAAGGTATCCCCAATCGATTTTGACTATCTTGGGTACTTCTTCCAACGGTATGGTGAGTACAAGAAACAGAGGGAGTCCTGCTTCTCCTTGGCACAAAGCTTCCTCTCTGAGCTGAGAAATGGCTAG
- the LOC120679710 gene encoding probable ethanolamine kinase isoform X2 has product MGSEGRGWNGAGDGARGGEEKPTTTAAVAAGAPADVPTSAASVDISLPLPEMTPHIIGLCKGSVKGWSSLDSSCFSIETVSGGITNLLLKVSVKEETGNEFSVTVRLYGPNTDLVIDRKRELQAIPYLSAAGFGARLLGIFENGVVQSFIHARTLSPADMREPRIAAEIAKELHRFHQVDIPGSKEPQLWNDIFKFLKKASALKFEDNEKRKRYETISFREIQDEVKELKDLSDLLRAPVVFAHNDLLSGNLMLNDSEGKLYFIDFEYGSYSYRGYDIANHFNEYAGFDCDYNMYPDKDAQYHFFRNYMQPDRPSEAQDLEALYVETNTFRLASHIYWALWALIQAKVSPIDFDYLGYFFQRYGEYKKQRESCFSLAQSFLSELRNG; this is encoded by the exons ATGGGATCGGAGGGACGGGGCTGGAACGGCGCTGGCGACGGCGCCAGGGGCGGGGAGGAGAAACCGACCACCACCGCGGCGGTGGCCGCAGGGGCGCCGGCGGACGTGCCCACGTCGGCGGCCTCCGTCGACATCTCGCTGCCGCTCCCGGAGATGACGCCTCACATCAT AGGTCTCTGCAAGGGATCGGTCAAAGGGTGGTCATCGCTGGACAGCTCGTGCTTCTCCATCGAGACGGTGTCTGGCGGCATCACGAATCTAT TGCTGAAGGTATCTGTAAAAGAAGAAACTGGAAATGAGTTTTCTGTTACTGTTcgtttgtatgggccaaatacAGACTTGGTGATTGATCGGAAAAGGGAATTACAG GCGATACCATATCTCTCAGCTGCAGGGTTTGGGGCTCGTCTACTTGGAATTTTTGAGAATGGAGTAGTTCAGTCATTCATCCATGCTCGAACACTGTCACCTGCAG ACATGAGAGAACCTAGAATAGCAGCTGAGATTGCCAAGGAGCTCCACAGATTCCATCAAGTAGACATTCCAGGGTCTAAAGAACCACAACTGTGGAATGATATATTCAAGTTTTTGAAAAAAG CTTCAGCACTGAAGTTTGAGGATAATGAGAAGCGGAAGAGATATGAAACAATCTCATTTAGAGAAATACAAGATGAAGTTAAAGAACTTAAG GATCTTTCCGACCTTCTGCGTGCACCTGTGGTTTTTGCACACAATGACTTGCTTTCAGGAAATTTGATGCTCAATGATTCGGAAG GGAAGCTATATTTTATTGATTTTGAGTATGGGTCATACAGCTACCGCGGTTATGACATTGCAAATCATTTCAACGAGTACGCAGGATTTGATTGTGACTATAACAT GTACCCAGATAAAGATGCTCAGTATCACTTTTTCAGGAATTATATGCAACCTGACAGACCCAGTGAG GCACAAGATCTGGAAGCACTTTATGTGGAAACAAACACTTTCAGGTTAGCATCGCACATTTACTGGGCATTATGGGCCCTCATACAG GCAAAGGTATCCCCAATCGATTTTGACTATCTTGGGTACTTCTTCCAACGGTATGGTGAGTACAAGAAACAGAGGGAGTCCTGCTTCTCCTTGGCACAAAGCTTCCTCTCTGAGCTGAGAAATGGCTAG